Within Bacteroidota bacterium, the genomic segment TTATCGCCAAAATTCCAGAAAAAGCCGGTGGCATTGTAGCTAACGTTCGAAAACTGCACGGTGGTGCTATTCTGGCAAAGTATATCATCACCTCCTATAGATGCAATGGTTATGTTTGGGCATGGAGTGACATTGAACTGAAAATCGCGTTTGGTTGCCCCAAGCAAAATACCATTGCGAAATTCCTTTATACATACACTATATACAAACTGTCCTTGATTGTCAGGAGTTGCTGTGAGCTTTCCAGTAAAAGGATTAATTGCAAGCGGCCCACCACCCATTACATTTACAAGGCTGAAACCGGGCGCCCATACAATATTCAAGTACGGTGGAGCCCCTGGTGGCTGTGGATTAGGCATGCCCTGATTGGCGCCATTAAAGGGAGTGCATATTTCATAAAAAAGCGAGTCTCCATCGGCATCGGTGGCGCTATTGTCAAACTCAAAATACACATCCTCGCAAATAAAAGGTGCAGGTAACTGTTTAATTACCGGGTTGCTGTTGTTGGGGAACTTTTCGGTGCCGGGTATGGTTGCGTAAATGGTAATCCCCTGAGCATCGGGCGAAACAATATTATCTAAACTCGCATTTCGGCAACATCGCTGGTAGGCAAGCTGATATCCACCGGCAATGGCAGGCAATTGCAAAATGGTATCATACGTAGCCTTACGGTAACAGATATCGACAGGAGGCGGCAGGCAATTGGTAGAAATTACTGGCGGAATCAAAACGGAGTCAGCATTTACGTTTACTCGTAAATCATACATCAATACATTGCTGCTATTGAAAACACCTATGGATGCAACCGGGTCAAAAGGAGGAACTCCATAATAACAATCACGGTATACGATAAGCGTAATTTTGTAGGTATCGTTACCTAAGAATTCATAATTAATTTCGCCACCTACTATATGTGTTGCACTTACTGCACCGGGCAACAAGGCATACAGTATAACTAAAAAAAATGCCCTTAACTTTTTCATTGTATATTGGCAGCTAAAATAGAAAAATCTTTGGTACACTCTTATGTTTTAGGCCAATATGTAAAAGCATTAAAAATAGGGCAAAGCTGATTGACCTATTGAATACATCATTTTTTAAATAAAAGAGTATGCATTAGCTTAAGAGAAAAAGAACAGGTTATGAGTAATTTATTCATATGTGAACTACTTCACCTTAATCTCCAGCATCATTTCGTTTTCGATAAATGCATGGAGCACATCGCCTACCTGCACCGGTCCTACACCTGCCGGAGTTCCCGTAAATATTAAGTCACCCTTTTTGAGCGAAATAAATTGCGAAACATAGTGAATAAGGTAATCTACTTTAAAAATCATCAACGCTGAGTTGCCTTCTTGCACACGCACATCATTCTTGTGTAAGGAAAAGTGCATGTTATTTAAATCAGGGATTTCATCCTTGCTTAAAAACTTTTTTGATACCGGGGCGCTGCCATCAAATGCCTTGGCCAACTCCCAGGGCAGCCCCTTTGATTTTAATTCTGCCTGTAAATCGCGGGCAGTAAAGTCTATGCCTACTCCAACCTCCTCGTAATAGTTTTTTGCAAATCGCTCTTCAATGCATTTGCCATTTTTGGAAATTTTAATAACCAACTCCACCTCATGGTGCAAATCCTTGCTAAAGTCAGGATAAAAAAAAGGCATTCCTTTTATAGGAATAGCAGTTTCAGGTTTCATAAATATAACCGGACTCTCATTTACCGGATTGTTCAACTCCTTGGCATGGGCTGCATAGTTGCGACCAACACAAATAATTTTCATTCCCTTTTTTTTGTAAAGCAAAAATAATGTATGGCAAAAAGCAAACACTTTTAAAAAATATGCCTTGCAATATTGCCTTAACATAGCACATATTTGCAATAAAATTTAATTCCGGTTATGCTTCAACGAATTCAAACTGTTTATCTTACACTTGCCGCATTGGCATGTGCTGCCATGTTTATATTAGATGTGGCGCTGGTGCGCAATGCCACAGCACAACAACAATTAATACATGTACGATTATTCAATTCAGATGCTGTGGGTAATACCTGGCAAGCCCCTTCGGTGTTTTTGGTTATCCCTGTATTGGTAGTAATTATTGGCCTGTTATTAATTTACACCGCATTAAAATATACCAACCGTAAACAGCAAATGATGTTTTGCAAAATTATTTTACTGCTTACGCTAGTTTGTTTGCCATTCATATACTTCCTGGTAGAAAGTGCGATAAAGGCTGTAAGCCCGGCACAGCAGTTCTATTTATATGCTGCGTATATGCCCATAGTTATTTTGCTATTTACCTTTTTTGCACTCCGTGCTATTCAGCGCGATGACAACCTCGTAAGAAGCGCTGACAGACTGCGTTAAGCTTTTTTAAACGCTTGCTGATTTATATTGGTATTAAGCAACAGCAATAATTTAGCTCCAGAAAAAAAAGTGCGCGGAAAAATGGCCAAAGCATTAAAAAACTCATACGTCAAGACAAGCGTATGTGAGATCAAAAAATTCGCCTTGGAAAGAATTTAAGCACGCTGCAATCATCATCTAGCAACTAATAATCGCTAGGAATTTTTGAGTCATCAAATAAAATCTATCAAATTGATTCTTGAACAGATTGGATTTTAGCAGAAAACGGTGTCGCTCCTACGGAGTTAATTAACCGGGGCGCGAACTCATTCTATTAACAGGTCGCTCCTACGGAGCTCTAAGATTTTTTATGTAGCCGACCAATCTCCAGCGGGGTGGCTGGTTAATACATATGCAATCGACAAAAAACAGCAAGTCCTAAATATAAAAAAAGAAACTCTCCGTACCCTTCCGTGTCTCCGTGCGCCCTGCATTTAATCTTCAAAAAAAAGAAACTCTCCGCACCCCTCCGTGTCTCCGTGCGCCTTGCATTTAACATCAAAAAAAAGCAACTCTCCGTACCCCTCCGTGCGCCCCTGCATTTAATCTTCAAAAAAAAGAAACTCTCCTTGCCCCCCCCCTCTTCTCTGAAGGCATCTGCATTTTTTCGCCCAAATTGTATTGATGCTTTTGGCTAAGGGTTAATCTTTATTAAACGAGGCTTTTACTTTTGTCGCTGTTTCAATTTTATTGAAAGTCAATTATTGATTTTCATTTTCGATACATTCCAAAAGGAATTTTTTTTTAATGCTACTACACTTTTCAAAATATAGGTTATAACATGAATGCAACACGAATACTGTTGGTTGAAGACCACCCGGTAAACAAAATGCTTTGTAAAAACATCCTTAAGAGAAACGGATACCATGTAGAAACAGCCGAGAATGGGCTTGTTGCTCTGGAGTTTTTACAAAAAAATCCGTTTGATTTAATTGTAAGCGATATTAAGATGCCGGTAATGACCGGACTGGAAATGACAACATACATACGCACACGGTTTCCTAAGCCTGTTTGCTTAATTCCGATTATTGCTTATAGTTCGTTTGATACGGACTACGATCGTATAAAAGCTAAAGAATGCGGGATGAATGAATGCTTAACAAAACCTTCTTATCCGGAGGAGTTATTGCTGGTAATAAAAAGATTAACCGATCAACATCTTGTATTGAAAGCTTCTTAAGATTAAATAAAAATCAGATTATTTTAAATCGTCAAAGTTGAGGCTTGCGTCAGGATTTTCTCCTTGGGCATGATCGCCTTGATTGTTGCGAGGTTGACGTGGTTGCAGCGGTGGCGCGTTTTCGTGTATGTGAGTGAAAGCTGCTTCCAGGCCGTCCATAAATTTATCAAAATCTTCGCGGTAAAGAAATATTTTATGCTTTTCGTAAAATGGTTTTTCATTTTCATTGCCACTGAATTTTCTTTTGCTCTCGGTTATGGTGAGATACATATCATCGCCACGCATTCCACGAACATCAAAAAAATAAGTCCGCTTTCCCGCCTTTACAGCTTTCGAAAATAACCCATCACGGTTTTCATTAAAGTCCATTTCGCTCATATACTTTCGTTAAGTTTTGTGAATTTAATTTTACTAAGGTCACAAATATATAAAAATATACATACTGCAATTATTTAAAAAAACTGGTAATTATTTCAAGATGATACAACTATCTGACAGTGGAAAATGGTTTACTAATACTACCATATTGGGTCTTGATAGTTGCAAAATAATACCCCAGCGCCAAATTGCTTAAATCAACCGAGGCTTGCTTATTGGCACCTTCAATTTTAGAACGTTTAACAAGGCGAAAGCAAATATCTTTTGCTGCCTCTAGTTATAGAATTAGTTCGAACTCGCTATGCATTTATCATCAGCAAACAAAACGCATTGCGTACCTCACCTTTATCAAGTAACTCCTTTGCTTTATCATGACACGATTGTTCGCTCATCGGGGTGCTGCTAAGAATCGAAAATTGAGGTGATGCCTTAAAGGCAGCCATTTCTTCTATTGAAGGAATGGTATGGCTGTTTCCCAATTGCCCAAGATGATTGCCGGTAAGTACCTTACTGTTTTTAATATGTTCAGGCAAGGCATCAATACCAATAGCAAGCACCTTGGCGAGTGGCTTAGCCACTTCGAACAATGCAGAACCTGAAGCCCGGCAATACCAATCGCCACCAAGTCGTGCAACCAAATCTATTTTTTGTTGATCTATTTTTTATTGGCATCAAGAACATCTTCGCTAATATGCATGAGCAATATTTCGCAAACTATCAAATTGCCTGCACCTCCCTCCTGCCCTGTTTCTATAACTTCTTTTACTATACACTCTATTTGTACAGGCGACTCCTTTACTCTAAATGGCTTTACTATTTCCGATTTTAATTTAGTAAAACCAGACTTAATAAATTCGTCAACACCTTTGGGATACTCGGTACTTGCAAGGCTTTGCTGCTGCACCATGGCATAATTTACTACATTAATTACCACTTCTTTTGTTTCATAAACATTTTCGAGTGTATGCTTAATGGTATTGTCTCTTACTCTGCGGGCAGGACTAAAAATTAATGTAGGAGGGTTGCTTCCAAAAGCATTAAAAAAACTAAACGGACTTAGGTTGCAGTTACCATTAGCATCAATGGTACTGGCAAATGCAATAGGTCGAGGAGCAATAGCACTAAGCATATAGCTGTGCAACTCCATTGTTTTTACTTCGCGCGGATTTATGGTGAGCATGATGTTATGGTTGATTTATTATTTAAACATTCCCGATTTGATAAGAAGTTGAATGCCCTGCTCCAGCGAAGTCATAGGCCTTCTCATTAATTCTTTCATTTTACTGTTATCGGGTTTTCTGCGGGTCATATCGCCTTCTTTAAGCGCGTGTGTATGTACA encodes:
- a CDS encoding DUF4293 family protein, translating into MLQRIQTVYLTLAALACAAMFILDVALVRNATAQQQLIHVRLFNSDAVGNTWQAPSVFLVIPVLVVIIGLLLIYTALKYTNRKQQMMFCKIILLLTLVCLPFIYFLVESAIKAVSPAQQFYLYAAYMPIVILLFTFFALRAIQRDDNLVRSADRLR
- a CDS encoding gliding motility-associated C-terminal domain-containing protein, which encodes MKKLRAFFLVILYALLPGAVSATHIVGGEINYEFLGNDTYKITLIVYRDCYYGVPPFDPVASIGVFNSSNVLMYDLRVNVNADSVLIPPVISTNCLPPPVDICYRKATYDTILQLPAIAGGYQLAYQRCCRNASLDNIVSPDAQGITIYATIPGTEKFPNNSNPVIKQLPAPFICEDVYFEFDNSATDADGDSLFYEICTPFNGANQGMPNPQPPGAPPYLNIVWAPGFSLVNVMGGGPLAINPFTGKLTATPDNQGQFVYSVCIKEFRNGILLGATKRDFQFNVTPCPNITIASIGGDDILCQNSTTVQFSNVSYNATGFFWNFGDNTTLADTSILQDPVYTFPAPGTYTVTLIAFNNNPACNDTIIKLISIVGEYQVDFNFLVDSCTGKVSFSQFELTNQTTINHQWNFGDNNTGSGNNTAHTYLADGSYQVTGYFISDKGCRDTVIKAVNIPYPILNVTATANPAIVQSGDPASLIASSSSAVSYLWQPSVGIPNPNLSTILVVPNQTTTYTVYVTNSLDCRDSATITVKVFGDECEEPYIFIPNAFTPNGDGENDTLFVRSQVLEKITMIIYDRWGQKLFETNLIETGWDGTHQGSPLATGVFDYYIEAVCLNKKLFVRKGNITLLR
- a CDS encoding response regulator, which gives rise to MNATRILLVEDHPVNKMLCKNILKRNGYHVETAENGLVALEFLQKNPFDLIVSDIKMPVMTGLEMTTYIRTRFPKPVCLIPIIAYSSFDTDYDRIKAKECGMNECLTKPSYPEELLLVIKRLTDQHLVLKAS
- a CDS encoding fumarylacetoacetate hydrolase family protein, translating into MKIICVGRNYAAHAKELNNPVNESPVIFMKPETAIPIKGMPFFYPDFSKDLHHEVELVIKISKNGKCIEERFAKNYYEEVGVGIDFTARDLQAELKSKGLPWELAKAFDGSAPVSKKFLSKDEIPDLNNMHFSLHKNDVRVQEGNSALMIFKVDYLIHYVSQFISLKKGDLIFTGTPAGVGPVQVGDVLHAFIENEMMLEIKVK
- a CDS encoding DUF3276 family protein encodes the protein MDFNENRDGLFSKAVKAGKRTYFFDVRGMRGDDMYLTITESKRKFSGNENEKPFYEKHKIFLYREDFDKFMDGLEAAFTHIHENAPPLQPRQPRNNQGDHAQGENPDASLNFDDLK